From Aquabacter sp. L1I39, the proteins below share one genomic window:
- a CDS encoding MFS transporter, which produces MPFLLILGLAGFSSAVSMRAMDPMLTLVAADLQVTLQRAALLATAFTLPYAATQLVFGPAGDAFGRVRLIRVTLAMLTLSLMLCALAPSHDVLLVGRIVAGGWAGGVIPVALATVGDRVSYAERPIALGRLLSAIVLGQLSGAVVSGMIASAFGWRAVFWACAGVTGTAALGATLFLTEAKARETLSFGRALKGYLVVFSNPLSIRLFAVAAIEGGLIFGCFPFVAAHLVAYELGHAVEAGFAIGAFGLGGVLYTLVVRVLVNRLGLSGMAGIGAVVAGLCLMGAVLVPTLPLVIAVFLLLGFGFYMLHNTIQIMATELVPTARGAGVALYATCFFAGQATGAFIAAQVVGILGSVGLFIAAGVGLILLAWPASRLPLRVRATP; this is translated from the coding sequence ATGCCTTTCCTACTTATTCTTGGCCTTGCGGGCTTTTCCAGCGCCGTCTCCATGCGGGCCATGGACCCCATGCTGACGCTGGTGGCGGCCGACCTGCAGGTGACGCTGCAACGCGCCGCCTTGCTGGCGACAGCCTTCACCTTGCCTTATGCGGCGACCCAATTGGTGTTCGGTCCGGCGGGAGACGCCTTCGGACGGGTGCGCCTCATCCGCGTCACGCTCGCCATGCTGACGCTCTCTTTGATGCTGTGTGCGCTCGCGCCCTCTCATGACGTGCTTCTTGTCGGGCGCATCGTGGCCGGCGGCTGGGCCGGGGGCGTTATTCCCGTTGCGCTAGCAACGGTGGGCGACCGGGTGAGCTATGCTGAGCGCCCCATCGCCCTCGGACGGCTGCTGTCAGCCATCGTGCTTGGCCAGCTCTCCGGGGCCGTGGTTTCCGGCATGATCGCCAGCGCATTCGGTTGGCGCGCGGTGTTCTGGGCCTGCGCCGGCGTCACGGGTACGGCGGCGCTCGGGGCAACGCTCTTTCTCACCGAGGCAAAGGCCCGGGAGACGCTCTCCTTTGGCAGGGCGCTGAAGGGCTACCTCGTGGTCTTCTCCAATCCCCTGTCCATCCGCCTGTTCGCGGTGGCGGCCATCGAGGGCGGGCTCATCTTCGGCTGTTTCCCTTTCGTCGCCGCCCATCTCGTCGCGTACGAACTTGGTCACGCGGTGGAAGCGGGCTTCGCCATCGGCGCCTTCGGGCTTGGCGGCGTGCTCTATACCCTGGTGGTGCGGGTGCTGGTGAACCGGCTCGGCCTGTCCGGCATGGCGGGCATCGGGGCGGTGGTGGCGGGGTTGTGCCTCATGGGGGCGGTGCTGGTGCCGACCCTGCCGCTGGTGATCGCCGTCTTCCTGCTGCTGGGCTTCGGCTTCTACATGCTGCACAACACCATCCAGATCATGGCGACCGAGCTGGTGCCCACGGCGCGTGGGGCGGGGGTGGCGCTTTATGCCACCTGCTTCTTTGCCGGGCAGGCCACGGGCGCCTTCATTGCCGCGCAGGTGGTCGGCATCCTGGGGTCCGTGGGGCTTTTCATCGCCGCTGGCGTCGGCCTTATTCTTCTGGCGTGGCCTGCTTCCCGCCTGCCGTTGCGGGTGCGCGCCACGCCGTAA